The DNA sequence CCTTCCAGGTGGGTTACGTCTTCGCCTTCAAGCCCGGGCGGTAGGCTGTGGTGGAGTGGATTGCGGCGCTGCTGCTCGCCGGTCACTACGTGGTGTTGGGCGTGCTGTGCCTGTTCGGGGCGCACCGGTTCTATATCACCGCCCTGGCGCAGCGCCGCTATCGCCAGCCGTCGCCCCTCGCGCGCTTGCAGACGCTGCCCACGGTCACGGTGCAGCTGCCGCTCTTCAACGAGCGGGCCGTCGCGCGCCGGGTGATCGACGCGGCGGCCGCGTTGGACTATCCCGCCGATCGGTTGCAGATCCAGGTGTTGGACGACTCCACCGACGACACCAGCCACATCGTCGCCGAGGGGGTCGCCCACCACGCGGCGCGGGGCGTGCGGATCGAGCACCTGCGCCGTAGCGATCGGGTGGGCTTCAAGGCCGGTGCGCTCGCGGCTGCCCTGCAGCGCGCATCCGGGGAGTACGTCGCCGTGTTCGATGCGGATTTCCTGCCGGAGAAGGAGCTCCTGCGCAGCATGATCCAGCACTTCGCCGACCCGCGCGTGGGCATGGTGCAGGCTCAGTGGGACTACCTGAACCGCCGCGACAGCCTCCTCACCCGCCTGCAGGGCATGCTCCTGGACGCGCACTTCACGGTGGAGCAGACGGGCCGTAGCGCCGGCGATCGCTTCTTCAACTTCAACGGCACGGCCGGCATCTGGCGTCGCGCGGCGATCATCGACGCCGGCGGCTGGCAGGCGGACACGATCACCGAAGACCTCGACCTCAGCTACCGTGCCCAGCTGGCACGCTGGCGCTTCGTCTATCTGCGCGACGTGCGCTGCATGAGCGAGCTGCCGAGTGACATGAACGCCTTCAAGAGTCAGCAGCGTCGCTGGTCGAAGGGCGGCATCGAGGTGATGCGCAAGCTCCTGCCTCGCCTGTGGCGAACCCCGATCGCGCCAGCTCAGCGCCTCGAGGGGACGGTACATCTCACGAGCAACCTATCGCATCTGTTGATACTCCTCGACGGGCTCTTCTTCCTGATCCCGGCGGTGATGCTGCGCCAGTCGATCATTCCCTTTCCGCCGGTATGGGTGGATCTGGTGCTGTTCACCTTCGGTGGCCTGTCGCACGTGTACTTTTACCTCGGCGCGCAGGCATCGCTTGGGCGCAGCGTACTGGCGCAGGCCTGGCAGGTGCCGCTGCTGATGGCGACGTCCATCGGCTTGAGCCGCAACAACGGCGTGGGCGTGCTGGAGGCATTGCTCGGGCGGCGTACGGCCTTCGTGCGCACGCCGAAGCAAGGGGCCAAGGCGCGCCCCGACTATTTCGTCGCCGTCTCGCGCGTGGGGGAGGCCCTGGAGGTGGCCGTTGGCCTCATCTACGTGTGGGCGACGCTCTGGTGCGTGCAGCAGCAGGTCTACATGGCCGTGCCGTTCATGGCGATGTTCGCCTTCGGGTTTCTGTACACGGGCGTCTCCAGCATCGTGGCCCAGCTCGAGCGACGGCGCCCGCGGGCGGTGGTGGCGCTGACGTGAGCATCCCCGGCGCTGCGTGGCTCGCGACGGTCGCGTCAGCCCTGTGGATACCTGGGTACGCCGGGGCACACAGCGGGTCGGCGGTGATCGCGCTGCACCTCGCCTTGACCGCGTGGATGTTCTATTTCTGGCGCTGCAGCCTGGAAGGGCGCCTGTCCCTGCCCACCCTCATCGCCCTCG is a window from the Pseudomonadota bacterium genome containing:
- a CDS encoding glycosyltransferase gives rise to the protein MEWIAALLLAGHYVVLGVLCLFGAHRFYITALAQRRYRQPSPLARLQTLPTVTVQLPLFNERAVARRVIDAAAALDYPADRLQIQVLDDSTDDTSHIVAEGVAHHAARGVRIEHLRRSDRVGFKAGALAAALQRASGEYVAVFDADFLPEKELLRSMIQHFADPRVGMVQAQWDYLNRRDSLLTRLQGMLLDAHFTVEQTGRSAGDRFFNFNGTAGIWRRAAIIDAGGWQADTITEDLDLSYRAQLARWRFVYLRDVRCMSELPSDMNAFKSQQRRWSKGGIEVMRKLLPRLWRTPIAPAQRLEGTVHLTSNLSHLLILLDGLFFLIPAVMLRQSIIPFPPVWVDLVLFTFGGLSHVYFYLGAQASLGRSVLAQAWQVPLLMATSIGLSRNNGVGVLEALLGRRTAFVRTPKQGAKARPDYFVAVSRVGEALEVAVGLIYVWATLWCVQQQVYMAVPFMAMFAFGFLYTGVSSIVAQLERRRPRAVVALT